The proteins below come from a single Miscanthus floridulus cultivar M001 chromosome 1, ASM1932011v1, whole genome shotgun sequence genomic window:
- the LOC136464229 gene encoding uncharacterized protein, whose amino-acid sequence MAIPFDQGDHPDRVPQLGHYLLMVNPIDGHPMEQPMPRKVPFYRIIPGKEVVPLGRIWLSVTFGQPNNFHKETLTFELKMFGPKGVITVEGIFEEAYYHEQDYVTQVVVLITPYAPDGPIRDTGRMPVEEATKAVVVLNQSSAGEASKVPGSSDCSVGPSI is encoded by the exons ATGGCCATCCCCTTCGACCAGGGGGATCACCCCGATCGTGTTCCTCAGCTGGGACACTACCTGCTCATGGTCAACCCGATT GATGGGCATCCCATGGAGCAGCCTATGCCTAGAAAGGTGCCATTCTATAGGATCATCCCAGGGAAGGAAGTGGTGCCCCTCGGGCGCATCTGGCTCAGCGTCACTTTTGGCCAGCCAAACAACTTCCACAAGGAGacactcaccttcgag CTGAAGATGTTTGGCCCCAAGGGTGTCATCACCGTCGAGGGCATCTTCGAAGAAGCCTACTACCACGAGCAAGACTATGTCACCCAAGTGGTCGTACTGATCACCCCCTATGCTCCTGATGGCCCCATCCGTGACACAGGAAGGATGCCGGTGGAGGAAGCAACCAAGGCAGTGGTGGTGCTCAACCAATCGAGCGCCGGCGAGGCGTCCAAGGTTCCAGGCAGCAGCGATTGCTCGGTTGGCCCATCCATCTAG